The genomic stretch CTTTTAAACAAAAAATATCAATTTTCATCATTTTTCACAAAAACAGACACGGCATTAAGACCAATGCTATTTTAATTTTGACATTGGTCTTGATTTTTGCAATCAATTTTCCGCATTTTTCGACAATTTTTCATTATTTTAAATAAAAACTTTTCAAAAAACACATTCGGCAAAGAAAAAACCGTTTTGTCCGCAACATAATACTGATTATGTTACGGGCAATTTTTTTTGCAGAAAAATAAAACGTACGCTCAGAAGGCAAAACGGGGGGTGGTTAAAATGAGGACTGCCGCTTATCAGGTGGACGAAAAAGACATTTTGGAAAGGATATTTTCGTTTTTCGTCAACCGCGGACTTGAAAACGTGACAATACGCGAATTAAGCAAAGGCACGGGGCTGGTCCAGGGCACGCTCTACTACTGGTTCGGTGACAAAACAAACATCATCTGCGAAAGCGCGGAATACGGCTTGAAAAAAGTCACCGACGAAATATTCGATTATGTTTTTGCGAATATGAACGACCTGCGCGCGTTCTTTTCGGGCTGTCCTGACGAAATAAGCCGATACAAAAACGAACTGCGTTTTATCTATCAAATGGCGGTAAGTCCCGTGTGCCGAGAAAACCGAAAATGTAGCAAAGATTTTAAAATCCCGATAAAAAAATCGGGATTTTATTTTTTTGCAAAAAAGTGTTGACAAACTACAAATGTAGTTATATAATAAAATCAACGACAGTCGTAGTTTATAAATTGGAGGTTATAAAAATGCCGAGGCAAACAATTACAGAATCGGAATATGAAGTTATGAAGGTTTTATGGAAAGCGGAAAAAAGTATGACGACGGGAGGAATTTATAAAGAGCTTGAGTTTACAGGCTGGTCGAAAAACACCGTTGCAACGCTTATTTCGCGCCTTTGCGAGAAAAAAGTCATCACATACGACGCTAAAGGAAAGTTTCATTATTACCGCGCAGTGCTCTGCGAAAACGATTACAGCGTCAGCGAAACAAAGTCGTTTATATCAAAGATGTTCGGCGGTTCGGTGAAAAATATGGTGGCGTCGCTTTACGAAAACGACGAACTTTCAAAGGAGGATATCGAGCAATTAAGGGCAATGCTCGACGGTGAAAAATGATGCGCGAAATCTTTAAAACAGTGCTTGTTTTAAGCGCCGAGGGCGCGGTGTTAACGCTTTTGCTTATGATTTTAAAGCCGTATACGTCCAAAAAATTTTCGGCGCGCTGGCAAAAATACATCTGGCTTGCGGTTATCGTTTGTATGCTCGTGCCTGCGTGGAAATTCATTCCCGAAAGAAACGTGCAAAAATACGCACCGCAGATTGTGACAACGCGTCAGAGCACAAACCGCACGGACGCAAATATTGTTGACACGAAAATAAACAACGGCGGTGAAAACGGCGTTAAACCCGCCGAAAATCCCGTGACAAAGCCTAAAATAAGAATAAATATTTTTGATTTGTTTTCGTATTTATGGCTTATCGGCGTGATTGTGTTTTTTATTCTCGGAGCTGCAAATTACTGTGTTTTTCTTGCAAAGCACCGAAAAAACAGTATAAATTTGGAGGAAAACCGCACGTTTGACGAGGTGAAAGATGAACTTAAAATAAAACGCAAAATATGCGTGAGAATATCGCGCGCCGACACGTCGCCTATGCTTGTGGGAATGGTGTTCCCCGTGATTTATCTTCCGAGCGTTCCACTTGACAAAGAGAGCGAAAAAATGGTGTTCCGCCACGAGCTTATGCACTTTAAAAAGCGCGATTTGCTGTATAAATACATAAGCTTTGCCGTAAATGCTCTGCATTGGTTCAACCCGTTTGCGTATGTTTTGAGCACAAACATCGCAGAG from Qingrenia yutianensis encodes the following:
- a CDS encoding BlaI/MecI/CopY family transcriptional regulator; this translates as MPRQTITESEYEVMKVLWKAEKSMTTGGIYKELEFTGWSKNTVATLISRLCEKKVITYDAKGKFHYYRAVLCENDYSVSETKSFISKMFGGSVKNMVASLYENDELSKEDIEQLRAMLDGEK
- a CDS encoding M56 family metallopeptidase, coding for MREIFKTVLVLSAEGAVLTLLLMILKPYTSKKFSARWQKYIWLAVIVCMLVPAWKFIPERNVQKYAPQIVTTRQSTNRTDANIVDTKINNGGENGVKPAENPVTKPKIRINIFDLFSYLWLIGVIVFFILGAANYCVFLAKHRKNSINLEENRTFDEVKDELKIKRKICVRISRADTSPMLVGMVFPVIYLPSVPLDKESEKMVFRHELMHFKKRDLLYKYISFAVNALHWFNPFAYVLSTNIAESCETACDTAVVKNMDGDMKNLYMKTILDLAQKKKS
- a CDS encoding TetR/AcrR family transcriptional regulator; amino-acid sequence: MRTAAYQVDEKDILERIFSFFVNRGLENVTIRELSKGTGLVQGTLYYWFGDKTNIICESAEYGLKKVTDEIFDYVFANMNDLRAFFSGCPDEISRYKNELRFIYQMAVSPVCRENRKCSKDFKIPIKKSGFYFFAKKC